Sequence from the Spirochaetota bacterium genome:
AAAAATGATTGACCCAATACTTTTTAAACCGTTTGTATACATCACGTAAATAAAATTTGGTATATGGATAAAGGTTATTAGCTGTAAAGTTTTCAAGTACTTTGCGTTTTATCTCCAGTGAATTTCGAGCAAGATCCATTAAGTGAGATAACCTGTCAAAAAATTCTTCTTTTGAATTTGATAGATAGCCAAGCCGAGGCATATTAATGGTAACAACACCAATGCTCCCAGTTAAAGGGTTTGCACCAAATAGCCCACCACCTCGTTTGCGTAATTCTCGGTTATCAAGCCTGAGTCTGCAACACATGGAACGAGCATCATCAGGGTCCATATCTGAATTAACAAAATTGGCAAAATATGGAATTCCATATTTTGCGGTTATCTCCCAGAGCAAGTTTAAAGAGGGATTATCCCAATCAAAATCTTTTGTAATATTATATGTGGGTATTGGGAAGGTGAAAATTCTGTGTCGAGCATCGCCTTCAAGCATACATTCAGCAAATGCAGTATTAAAAATATCCATTTCATTTTGAAACTGACCATAAGTCTGGTCCATGAATTGTCCACCAATTATAACATGTTCATTTGCAATTGAGTGCGGTACAGTAAGGTCAAGTGTAACATTGGTAAATGGTGTTTGGAATCCTACACGTGTAGGTATGTTCATGTTGAAAATAAATTCTTGGAGACACTGTTTAACACCTGCATAATCAAGGTTATCATAACGAATAAAAGGAGCAAGATAGGTATCAAAGTTGGCAAAAGCCTGGGCACCGGCTGATTCACCCTGCAGAGTATAGAAAAAGTTCACTATCTGCCCCAATGCACTTCTAAAATGCTTTGCAGGTCTACTTTCAACCTTACCGGGTACTCCACCAAAACCGGTGAGTAAAAGATCGCGTAAATCCCATCCTACACAGTAGGCAGAAAGCAATCCTAAATCATGTAAGTGAATATCACAGTTTATATGTGCATCCCTTATTTCGGGAGGATAAATACGTTCAAGCCAGTATTTTGCCGTAACTGCTGAGGCAATATGGTTATTTAACCCCTGTAGAGAGTAGCTCATATTACTGTTTTCATTCACGCGCCAGTCAGAACGGTCAAGGTAATCTTCTATTAGCTGTATTCCTTCATTTAAAAGGCTTTTCCCTTCACGGATTTTACGGTGCTGCTCGCGGTAAAGAATATAGGCTTTGGCAACCTTTGCATGGCCTTTTTCTATAAGCATCTTTTCTACTAAGTCCTGAACATTTTCAACAGTTGGTATATGTTCACCTTTGTAGAGAAGTGCTAATATATCAACAACTGATTCGGCTACTCTTTGGGCAATACTTCTATCGGTACCGCCAACGGCTCGAGCAGCCTTGAATATTGCTTCTGTTATTTTATCTATATTGAAAGGAACTATCCTGCCATCTCGTTTCCTGATAAACTGAGGGCTTGATTTTGTATCCGACATATATAAACTCCGTATAGTTTAAATAATATGAATGGTAATCCCGTAAAATGCTATGCAATGGTTATGGATTGTATGTTATTGATATTTTTACAAAACAATGGCATAGTAAAACAAAAAAGTCAATAACATTTATGTGACATAAAAAAAATAATTTGCTATACGTATGTTACGTATATCTGTATATATTATTTTAGTCAAGAAAAATAGAATTTTGATTTTTTGATTTTTTACCGATAGTATAGTAACATTAATCTGTATCATTTATAAAAGGTACGCTTATGAGAACTAAAAATTTTTTATTAATAGTATATGTTAGTGTCATAATGGCTTTAGGTATTGCCATGGGCATGGTCTATTCAGAAGACAAATCTCTTTTCGCACGTTTGGCGATAGCTCCTGAGGATGTACCACAGGGATTTGTATTTGGTAAGATACCCAATTTTGCAAAAAAGGTGTTTACTGGCAATCCTTGTGTTGTTAACCCTGACGGGATACGCTTTTTAGCATCAAAATTATATCCTGATGGCAATTCTGCGAATATTAAGAGCATGTATGTTGCAATTATGGCTGCTGAAGCAAGGCCATACGGTGATGATCTGGTGTACTATGTGCTTGTTTTTAAAGATAGCAAAGCTGCCACAGTTGAAATAAAAAAACTTCAGGACTATTATCAGTTTAATAAAGATAGGATCGTTCTTATAACTAAGGATACTATAGCTTTATTGCTTTTTGCAGATGATGTTGATAATTATAAATATATTGCTCAGTTAGGTGAAAAGCTACAGGCACGACTTAACTAATACACATTTTTAGTTATGAGCATTTCTTCTAGTTCATCAGCTTTAGCTGCAATGTAAAATAATGATTTCATAAACCGCTGGGGATCGCAATCTTTCAGTAAAAGAGAATTTCTTAAAATCAGTGTATCGTTGAGCAATGCTAAAGCGCCATAGTCAAGAGTACTGTTAAGTTTAAGTGCAAATTTATATAACTCAAACGATTCATTTTTTATGGTTCCTATCACCGAATAATAATTTACAATTCTGTCACCAGATTCATCCTTGTTGAGGGTTATCAGTATCTCCTGAGATCTGTCATTGTCAAATTCAATGGTTGTGGTGTATGCACCTTCTTTTGTTTTATGAAATTTTAACTTAAATTCTGATGCTATCGCTGCTATAAATCCATCAAATAATTCCATACTTCACCTTTTACTGTAAAATATTTTCAGGCCAACAATTGTTTAATATGTTCATACTGTAAAGGCTTGTGAGCATATAAAGCTGTGTCATGATTTTGTTCTATAGCTTTTTTAACAGAATCGATGTCAATGTTTCCTTTATACAAATTGCGATGTATCGTAGTATATAACTGTTGCTGTGAATTTTCAAGAATTTGTGATTGTTTAAAAAGATCATCTTGTAGTGTCTTGATTGCATTTATGTCTTTTTTTACGACAGCATTATTTAATTGATCGATAAGCTTTGATGTTTGCTGCAATGTTTCAGATTGAGGAATATTTGCAACAGAAACGGTACCTGGAGAAAGGCGTGTAAAATAATTATTGATTGCAGCAATCTTTGATACAATTTCACTGTGATCTGTTTGCGGAGAAAATGCTTTTTGAATCAGTTCATAGGATATATTAATTGCCATGGTAACCAGCTGATGGGCTTCACTGATAATTGTGTACGCTGAAATAGCTTTTTGTAATGAAGGGTATGCATGAACACCCTGGGCTGGTTGTTGTGTCTGAATACTGCCTCTTTTTTCAGGTAGATGAAAGCTTGTTTTTACAACCTGGATATCATTTGTTATTCTCATAGTCCCCCCGATCGTTTAAAATAATATAGTATAATTACTATTATGTCAACAAGTATTTCTTTATATTCAATTAACTATCTAATAGTTGATAAAATAAAGTATAAATGTGCTACCAAACCAAAAAATGCCAATCTTTAGGAAGCTAAAATATATTTGAAAAAAATATTAATAGTGAGTAATGAAATCAATATTGAAAAATATGTAATAGTAATGTACTATTGTATTAATTAGGAATATATGTTCGTAAAATTTCAGAATACACAAAATAAAGTTTGGTTTTACACATGATACTGTATTGATACATTAAGGAAAATCATTCATGAAAAAAATAGCATTAATAATCTGTTTTATTTGTGTGATAAGTTATATTTCATGCAAAAAGAATGAAGAAAATAGGATCCCACGAGAACAAATCCAGGTTGATGGCTCACATGATTTTTCATTACTATTTAAAGATATCATTGAAAAAGAAAAAAAAGAAAAGAATAGATATAAAAAGGGACCATTTGATGAGTAAGCTGATTCAAATTCCCAAAGACAATTTAATTACCTATTGTCTTAATTTACCAAAGCCAGTGATGGAATCTGTGGTTATCAGGGAAATTGTGAATCCTTTGTGCAAAGGAGATACTGTGACTCTGTATCAAAAACATTTTTCTTTATTTCATGCGCTCTACAGCATTAAAAATGATGCAAAATATGCCCACTATATGGTGAATATTCATCCAATGCATATTGTTATGAGAATCTATCCCAGTTACAACACATGCCAGGACTACAATCCCTGGTCTGATAGTTTTTGTGGGGATGTAGCAGTGAATGGTACCTATTGTCAGTTTCACTATAATTTTTATGCTCCCTATAACGGTACAATGATGTTTGATCCTCTCAATGAGTTTTATTGTGACCCGTATAATATCGATTATGAATATTCTGAAGAATTGAAAAGAGTGTATAACGGTTTTTCAAAGTATATCGTAAATCGCAGAAAGGTTGAGGAAGCACTTGCCTTTTTTTCTTTCAGTGCCATTGAATATTGCAATAGAGCATTATTGCACAAAAGATACCGGGAACTTGTAAAAAAATATCATCCTGACCATTACCCCGGTGATACAGATATAATGAAGGAAATTAATGCTAGATATAACCTCTTGAAAGAAATTATAGTTGTTTGATAGTTTTGCAAAACTATTGACATAAAAATTATTTTTTGTTGTAGCATTTTTTGCATAGTGTATACTAATGGGGTATATACTATTTATATGGTAATTGATGCTAAAAGGATTTTTAGTGCGATAGTTACTGTTTAAAAAGGAGAACTATATGAAAAATATGAAAAAGAAAGCTTTTCACATTATACCGGTACTAATTTTAGTAGGAGTGGTACTCTTTGTTTTTAATAATTTCTCTTGTTCCAACAGCGGACCATCTGTATTTGGGAATAGCAGCAGTTCACCGCTCAAAGGGGATCAGGAAACTGCCCGTGCCATTGAAATACAGGATACCTTCAGAAAAATATATGAACTATACAAAGACAGAGTGGTGTTTATTACCACTGAACAGGTTGTTGAGTTGCCACCAAACCCATTCTTTGATGATCCTTTTTTTAGGCAGTTTTTTGGAGTTCCTGAGCAGAAATCCCGCAAGC
This genomic interval carries:
- a CDS encoding YbjN domain-containing protein, translated to MELFDGFIAAIASEFKLKFHKTKEGAYTTTIEFDNDRSQEILITLNKDESGDRIVNYYSVIGTIKNESFELYKFALKLNSTLDYGALALLNDTLILRNSLLLKDCDPQRFMKSLFYIAAKADELEEMLITKNVY